In Pseudoalteromonas translucida KMM 520, the following are encoded in one genomic region:
- a CDS encoding N-acetylmannosamine-6-phosphate 2-epimerase, producing MSNKNIELESFLVNHLQSSLIASCQPLDDGPMDKVEHIVAMALATVAGGAKALRIEGIENVRAVAKVSNIPIVGIVKRDLTDTEVRITPFVEDVIGLAEAGATIIAFDGTDRPRPVDRLTLLNTIHEHGCIAMADCADLAGGKFLHDAGCTFIGSTLSGYLDLSTTPNEPDYQLVSDLVSAGIKVIAEGRYNSPERAAKAIELGALCVTVGSAITRLEHITGWFVQSINNAKSDI from the coding sequence ATGTCAAATAAAAATATAGAGTTAGAGAGTTTTTTAGTAAACCATTTGCAAAGTAGCTTAATTGCATCATGCCAGCCTCTTGACGATGGTCCTATGGATAAAGTTGAGCATATTGTTGCTATGGCATTAGCAACCGTAGCTGGGGGTGCAAAAGCACTAAGAATTGAAGGCATTGAAAATGTACGTGCGGTCGCAAAAGTAAGCAATATTCCTATTGTAGGCATTGTTAAACGCGACCTTACTGATACTGAGGTGCGCATAACCCCTTTTGTTGAAGACGTTATTGGCCTGGCCGAAGCCGGCGCAACTATTATCGCGTTTGATGGCACAGATAGACCTCGCCCAGTAGATAGGCTAACTCTGTTAAACACCATCCACGAACACGGCTGTATTGCTATGGCCGACTGCGCTGACCTTGCTGGCGGCAAGTTTTTACATGACGCGGGCTGTACCTTTATTGGCAGTACGCTATCTGGTTATTTAGATTTAAGTACAACCCCTAACGAACCCGACTATCAATTAGTAAGTGACTTAGTCAGTGCTGGTATAAAAGTAATTGCCGAAGGGCGCTACAACTCGCCTGAGCGCGCTGCAAAAGCAATTGAACTCGGTGCATTGTGCGTTACTGTTGGCTCGGCAATTACCCGCCTTGAGCATATAACTGGGTGGTTTGTGCAAAGTATTAACAATGCAAAGAGTGATATTTAA
- a CDS encoding TonB-dependent receptor — translation MWKKKPIILSMMLSLTSNLTFAAEANGEENVDENIKTASSEQKSTRSNKNNAANKTAGIEKVIVTAQRRSQNLQEVPISVSVMKGDLLDSATANGADIRFMSARIPSLKIESSFGRSFPRFYMRGLGNQDFDLNASQPVSVIYDDIVQENPILKGFPVFDTESVEVLRGPQGTLFGRNTPAGLVKFTSKRPTQDVEGYFSASYGSLNTVSTQGALSGGLTDTVSVRVSLLNQTRDDYISTEAPGFEEQDILGGYDDQAARVQVLYEPNQDFSALFNYHTRDLDGTPTVFRASAIKPGTNDFQDGFDRNVVYHDAAQRSTQNVKVNGGSIKLEYVANDYSYTSVTGYETVKMFSHADVDGGYRVSSFSDPSGYTGELGTVPSFSIESADGIPDHSQFSQEFRMASNELGRFDYQVGAFFFSEDLDIDTLHYNEDGSVKRYLQQNQQTDAWALFVSGDYDVTDALNVTAGLRFSKDKKEYVAQRIIATGRDGDFFDPLYANTEDSAISWDLSATYKYSNDTNFYSRIANGFRAPSIQGRVISGSDPKLSIADSETIHSIEIGTKSDVLDGAARVNLGIFYFQMDDQQMTAQSSFDEGAAKELLNIDKTVGYGFEVEAEYAITANLLTTLGISYNNTEIKDKNAAIATCNFCTVRNPVDANGLIGVDGLSLPRAPEWISNFTLRYSTELGDGEFYAYTDWSYASEVQFSLINAVEMHQDPYLEGGIRVGYNWYVNDYDLEVAAYGRNITDETSLVAGLTINNLGGVVNEGRFWGVDLKISF, via the coding sequence ATGTGGAAAAAAAAGCCAATTATACTCTCAATGATGTTATCCCTCACTAGCAATTTAACATTCGCTGCTGAAGCGAATGGTGAAGAAAATGTAGACGAAAACATAAAAACGGCCTCATCGGAACAAAAGTCAACGCGTTCCAACAAAAACAATGCCGCTAATAAAACAGCCGGTATCGAAAAGGTAATTGTTACCGCCCAGCGTCGCTCACAAAACTTACAAGAAGTCCCTATTTCCGTTTCTGTAATGAAAGGTGATTTATTAGATAGCGCAACGGCAAATGGTGCAGATATTCGTTTTATGTCAGCACGTATACCGAGTTTAAAAATTGAATCTTCATTTGGTCGCTCTTTTCCGCGCTTTTATATGCGTGGTTTAGGTAATCAAGATTTTGATTTAAACGCTTCTCAACCCGTTTCTGTTATTTATGATGATATCGTCCAAGAAAATCCTATCTTAAAAGGCTTCCCAGTATTTGATACTGAAAGTGTTGAAGTATTACGTGGTCCTCAAGGCACACTATTTGGTCGTAATACGCCTGCAGGATTAGTTAAATTTACCTCTAAACGCCCAACCCAAGATGTTGAAGGCTATTTTTCTGCCTCTTATGGTTCGTTAAATACCGTATCGACACAAGGCGCATTAAGCGGCGGGTTAACCGACACTGTGTCAGTACGTGTTTCTTTATTAAATCAAACCCGTGATGATTATATCAGCACCGAAGCACCTGGTTTTGAAGAACAAGATATTTTAGGTGGCTATGACGATCAAGCCGCAAGAGTACAGGTGTTATATGAGCCAAATCAGGACTTCTCTGCATTATTTAATTATCACACCCGTGATTTAGACGGTACCCCTACGGTGTTCCGTGCGAGTGCGATTAAACCGGGAACCAATGATTTTCAAGATGGTTTTGACCGAAATGTTGTCTACCATGATGCTGCTCAGCGTTCAACCCAAAATGTTAAAGTTAATGGCGGCAGTATAAAGTTGGAATATGTCGCCAATGATTATAGTTATACCTCAGTCACAGGCTACGAAACGGTAAAAATGTTCTCACATGCTGACGTTGATGGCGGTTACCGAGTCAGTAGTTTTAGCGATCCTTCAGGTTACACCGGCGAATTGGGCACAGTGCCATCTTTTTCAATAGAAAGTGCTGACGGTATTCCAGATCACAGTCAATTTTCGCAAGAATTCCGTATGGCATCGAATGAATTAGGTCGATTTGATTATCAAGTTGGGGCTTTCTTTTTCAGCGAAGATCTTGATATTGATACTCTTCATTATAATGAAGATGGCAGCGTTAAACGCTATTTACAACAGAATCAACAAACCGATGCTTGGGCATTATTTGTCTCTGGTGATTATGATGTTACTGACGCGCTAAACGTGACCGCGGGTCTGCGTTTTTCAAAAGACAAAAAAGAGTATGTTGCTCAACGTATTATTGCAACCGGCAGAGATGGTGATTTTTTTGACCCGTTATACGCCAACACCGAAGACTCAGCCATTAGCTGGGATTTAAGCGCAACCTATAAATACTCAAACGACACTAACTTTTATAGCCGCATTGCTAATGGCTTCAGGGCCCCAAGTATTCAAGGGCGCGTGATCAGTGGTAGCGATCCTAAATTAAGCATTGCTGATTCAGAAACGATTCATTCGATAGAAATTGGTACGAAATCGGATGTACTCGATGGTGCAGCACGCGTTAATCTAGGTATTTTCTATTTTCAAATGGATGACCAGCAAATGACTGCGCAATCTTCTTTTGATGAAGGTGCCGCTAAAGAGTTATTGAATATAGATAAAACCGTGGGTTATGGCTTCGAAGTTGAAGCAGAGTACGCAATAACAGCCAACTTATTAACCACTTTAGGTATTAGTTATAACAATACTGAAATTAAAGATAAAAACGCCGCTATTGCCACTTGTAATTTTTGTACCGTACGTAACCCAGTGGATGCAAATGGGTTAATTGGTGTCGATGGCTTATCTTTGCCACGCGCGCCAGAGTGGATTAGTAACTTTACGTTGCGTTACAGCACAGAATTGGGTGATGGAGAGTTTTATGCCTATACCGATTGGTCTTACGCCAGTGAAGTACAATTTTCGTTAATTAATGCGGTTGAAATGCATCAAGACCCTTATTTAGAAGGTGGCATACGTGTAGGTTATAACTGGTATGTTAATGATTACGATCTTGAAGTGGCGGCTTATGGTCGAAATATCACCGATGAAACATCCTTAGTGGCCGGTTTAACTATCAATAACCTAGGCGGAGTAGTAAACGAAGGACGCTTTTGGGGCGTTGATCTAAAAATTAGTTTCTAA
- a CDS encoding sodium:solute symporter gives MRIIIIFLLLLTSCNTFAKTQLDWSVIKSNANHLPINKDSFYFLTNDALFISSTDFAKLNKLDLATHEISTVLNFKPIDGNRAQAITVQHNNKTIVLGGLVNGVKSTRVNVLEWHDESQNIVSKQLANLPRSFSKVSAQVFGQNVYITGFDKQWYFFKIALNNDQQQWTPLNAALFTDLNIINSELVVQNDGNENRIYAISQQGAEQSSNSNSKLLLHEFDEATNSWLTVISSNPTELVDIDKLVFASPLGQSHIMVVTQGGKTLSYNTITKAWSNYNKSDYRFHKITQAQQHSYAVVTELNTNNTVLIKGEISNTARDFGWQNMLVLVIYLLSVVMVGLYFMFKNKNTNDYFRGGQSIPWWAAACSIYATMLSSLTYIALPAIVYQTNWVLLIGIWMIIAVAPIAVYVAIPFFRQLDATSAYEFLSKRFNMPVRLFASGLFTLFHIGRMGIVMALTALALSAVTPLSASDSVLIMGMLCLLYCTLGGVEAVIWTDTIQTVVLLIGAVVCFAVIIAGLDDGFNSFIQIGFADDKFTIVNNDFSLESITSLSIWVIVLGGIGQNLSSYTADQAVVQRYMVTKDPASAVKSIWANAILAAPGALLFFCIGTGLYAFYQLNPEKLDPTIQIDQIFPTFISNELPMGLAGLIIAGIFAAAQSTVSTSMNSIATTVLTDFVRPFNLAKSEKSYMSLARILTFISGVLGTLVGLIFIDPEIRSLMEAYFKVIGMFMGALGGIFILGALTKRANSVGAIVGIISGVSLMISAWKYGWANGYLYGTIGILTCLIVGYLVSLLFPAHNKDLSKLTLYTMNQ, from the coding sequence ATGAGAATAATTATAATTTTTTTATTACTTTTAACATCATGCAATACATTTGCTAAAACACAGCTTGATTGGAGCGTTATTAAAAGTAACGCTAACCACCTACCTATAAATAAAGATTCTTTCTATTTTTTAACAAATGACGCTTTGTTTATTTCAAGTACCGACTTTGCCAAATTAAATAAGCTAGACCTAGCAACACATGAAATAAGTACTGTATTAAACTTCAAACCTATTGATGGTAATAGAGCGCAAGCAATTACAGTGCAGCACAATAACAAAACAATTGTGCTAGGCGGCTTAGTTAATGGGGTTAAATCTACACGTGTTAATGTTTTAGAATGGCATGATGAATCTCAAAATATTGTTTCAAAACAGTTAGCTAATTTACCTCGTTCGTTTAGTAAAGTAAGTGCGCAAGTATTTGGGCAAAACGTGTACATTACTGGTTTTGATAAGCAGTGGTACTTTTTTAAAATAGCCCTAAATAATGACCAGCAACAGTGGACACCACTCAATGCAGCATTATTTACAGATCTAAACATTATTAACAGTGAACTTGTGGTGCAAAATGATGGCAACGAAAACCGCATTTACGCTATTTCACAACAAGGCGCAGAGCAAAGCAGCAACTCTAATTCTAAACTTTTATTACACGAGTTTGATGAAGCTACAAATTCATGGTTAACCGTAATAAGTAGTAACCCCACTGAGCTGGTAGATATTGATAAGCTCGTATTTGCCTCTCCTCTGGGTCAATCTCATATTATGGTAGTGACTCAAGGTGGCAAAACCTTGTCATACAATACCATCACTAAAGCGTGGTCTAATTACAATAAGTCAGACTATCGTTTTCATAAAATAACTCAGGCTCAGCAACACTCTTATGCAGTAGTAACAGAGTTAAATACTAACAATACCGTTTTAATTAAAGGTGAAATTAGTAATACAGCCCGCGATTTTGGCTGGCAAAACATGCTGGTTTTAGTGATTTACTTACTCTCTGTGGTCATGGTTGGTTTATATTTTATGTTTAAAAATAAAAACACCAACGATTACTTTAGAGGTGGGCAGTCAATACCTTGGTGGGCTGCAGCCTGCTCTATTTATGCCACTATGTTAAGCTCGTTAACTTACATCGCCCTTCCGGCCATTGTTTATCAAACTAACTGGGTACTGCTTATTGGTATTTGGATGATAATTGCAGTAGCGCCTATTGCTGTATATGTAGCAATTCCCTTTTTTAGACAGCTAGATGCAACCAGTGCATATGAGTTTTTATCAAAAAGATTTAATATGCCGGTACGACTTTTTGCCAGTGGCTTATTCACCTTATTTCATATTGGCCGTATGGGTATTGTTATGGCATTAACCGCGTTGGCTTTGTCGGCGGTAACCCCTCTTAGTGCCTCTGATAGCGTGCTTATTATGGGAATGCTTTGTTTATTATATTGCACACTGGGTGGTGTTGAAGCCGTTATTTGGACTGATACTATTCAAACCGTAGTATTACTTATTGGCGCTGTTGTGTGTTTTGCTGTAATTATTGCTGGCCTCGATGATGGCTTTAATAGCTTTATACAAATTGGTTTTGCTGACGATAAATTTACCATAGTTAATAACGACTTTAGCCTTGAGAGTATTACTAGCTTATCTATTTGGGTTATTGTGCTGGGTGGTATTGGGCAAAATTTATCGAGCTACACTGCAGATCAAGCCGTTGTGCAAAGATACATGGTAACCAAAGATCCTGCCTCAGCGGTTAAATCTATTTGGGCTAATGCCATATTAGCGGCACCGGGCGCGTTATTGTTTTTCTGTATTGGTACAGGCTTATACGCTTTTTACCAACTTAACCCTGAAAAACTCGATCCAACCATTCAAATTGATCAAATTTTCCCTACGTTTATCTCAAATGAACTACCAATGGGTTTAGCCGGACTCATTATTGCAGGTATTTTTGCAGCAGCGCAGTCAACGGTTTCAACCAGCATGAACTCTATTGCCACTACGGTATTAACCGACTTTGTACGACCTTTTAATTTAGCCAAATCTGAGAAGTCTTATATGAGCTTAGCGCGCATCCTTACTTTTATTTCTGGCGTATTAGGCACCTTAGTTGGATTAATATTTATCGACCCTGAAATACGCTCACTAATGGAAGCTTATTTTAAAGTAATTGGTATGTTTATGGGTGCATTAGGTGGCATATTTATACTTGGCGCATTAACCAAACGTGCTAACTCTGTAGGCGCTATAGTAGGTATAATCTCAGGGGTGAGCTTAATGATTTCAGCATGGAAATATGGCTGGGCTAATGGCTACCTTTACGGAACAATAGGTATTTTAACCTGCTTAATTGTTGGCTACTTAGTTAGTTTATTATTCCCTGCACACAATAAAGATCTTTCAAAATTAACCTTATATACAATGAACCAATAA
- a CDS encoding ROK family protein translates to MMNIAIDIGGTKIACALIDNDQIVNSLKVDSIIHTNIDDLAAYVYTVIEKWVPQASAINIACTGQVSAEFVNFLSVRRKLPLKAQLESLTNLPVTIINDASAAAWAEYTVNEQVKYKNFIYITVSTGVGAGIVFNDQIITCADGFCAHLGHTTVHIQSNHNYSCHCGRKNCVESIASGTAIAKHASKALGKTLNAKDVFTNYAEHPEVAEIIDNAASAVAELIFNMKATFGNEMVVIGGSVGLSALFFNKVAEKIQQAPAIYQVTLLQPVSGADADLIGVHHYAKNQLIEK, encoded by the coding sequence ATGATGAATATTGCCATTGATATTGGCGGCACCAAAATAGCCTGCGCACTTATTGATAATGACCAAATCGTTAATTCATTAAAAGTTGACTCTATTATACATACTAATATTGATGACTTAGCGGCATACGTTTATACCGTAATTGAAAAGTGGGTACCTCAAGCCAGCGCAATTAATATTGCTTGCACAGGCCAAGTTAGCGCAGAATTTGTGAATTTTTTATCTGTGCGTCGTAAATTACCATTAAAAGCACAGTTAGAAAGCCTAACTAACCTACCCGTCACTATAATTAACGATGCCTCTGCAGCCGCTTGGGCTGAATACACGGTAAATGAGCAGGTAAAATATAAAAACTTTATTTACATTACCGTATCAACAGGAGTGGGTGCAGGCATTGTATTTAACGACCAAATAATCACCTGCGCCGATGGGTTTTGTGCCCACCTAGGCCACACCACGGTACATATTCAATCAAACCATAACTACAGCTGCCACTGCGGCAGAAAAAACTGTGTTGAGTCAATTGCCTCAGGCACTGCTATTGCTAAACACGCCAGCAAAGCACTGGGTAAAACACTCAATGCAAAAGACGTATTTACAAACTACGCTGAGCATCCTGAAGTAGCCGAAATTATTGATAATGCCGCATCGGCCGTGGCCGAGCTGATATTTAATATGAAAGCCACATTTGGCAATGAAATGGTTGTTATTGGAGGCAGTGTGGGTTTGTCAGCATTGTTTTTTAATAAAGTAGCTGAAAAAATTCAACAAGCACCGGCAATTTATCAAGTAACCTTGTTACAGCCGGTATCGGGTGCAGATGCCGATTTAATCGGTGTGCATCACTACGCTAAAAATCAATTAATAGAGAAGTAA
- the nagB gene encoding glucosamine-6-phosphate deaminase: MQVLIFDDKKAVAENAATLLQKLILAKSNANIGLATGSTPIDLYKQLVSMYKNKHISFAQVNTFNLDEYYDIDENNSNSYRYFMNSQLFNHIDIDKNNTHLPTCNAKQDPRKQGEHFEQQIAALGGLDLQLLGIGGNGHIGFNEPSSSFASRTRIKSLTEQTVSDNSRMFSDDEQQPKMAMTMGIATIMDAKYVLLIATGKNKAQAVNDMVNGPLSASCPASILQMHKNAIVMIDNDAASLLANKDYFTWVSQQNYQINEAYGHFPDL, translated from the coding sequence ATGCAAGTACTTATATTTGATGATAAAAAAGCTGTTGCTGAAAATGCAGCAACGTTGCTACAAAAGTTAATTTTAGCAAAAAGCAATGCAAATATAGGCCTAGCTACAGGTAGCACGCCTATTGATTTATATAAGCAGCTAGTATCGATGTATAAAAATAAGCATATTAGTTTTGCTCAGGTAAATACATTTAATTTAGATGAGTATTACGATATCGATGAAAATAATAGTAATAGCTACCGTTACTTTATGAACAGCCAACTGTTCAATCACATAGATATAGATAAAAACAATACCCATTTACCAACTTGTAACGCCAAACAAGATCCTAGAAAACAAGGTGAACATTTTGAGCAGCAAATAGCGGCGCTCGGAGGCTTAGATCTGCAACTTTTAGGCATTGGCGGCAATGGCCATATTGGCTTTAATGAACCCTCATCAAGCTTTGCATCTCGCACCCGGATCAAATCGCTAACTGAGCAAACCGTATCAGACAACAGCAGAATGTTTTCAGACGATGAGCAACAACCAAAAATGGCGATGACCATGGGTATTGCTACCATAATGGACGCTAAGTATGTGTTATTAATCGCCACAGGTAAAAATAAAGCACAAGCGGTAAATGACATGGTAAACGGCCCACTTTCGGCAAGTTGCCCGGCGTCAATTTTACAAATGCATAAAAACGCGATAGTGATGATCGACAACGATGCTGCCAGTTTATTAGCTAATAAAGATTACTTTACCTGGGTCAGTCAGCAAAACTATCAAATAAATGAAGCCTATGGCCATTTCCCTGATTTATGA
- a CDS encoding transcriptional regulator NanR produces the protein MSLKITRPVERKKLSETVEEELERMIRQGEISEGDALPSERDLMAAFGVGRPSIRDALAALARKGLVKISSGERTRVTRPSADTIISELSGMSKDFLTQPNGLKYFDQLRRFFESSLVRYAASSATPSQIKELGEALELNSKSINSDTQFRKTDIYFHRVIASIPGNPIFLAVHQALMDWLIDARPERVNTVELNKQSYNDHVAIFECIKNGDVEGADAKLSAHIDYVFDNYYD, from the coding sequence ATGTCATTAAAAATTACGCGCCCTGTCGAACGCAAAAAGTTGTCAGAAACGGTTGAAGAAGAGCTCGAACGCATGATCCGTCAAGGTGAAATTTCAGAAGGTGATGCACTGCCTTCTGAGCGAGATCTTATGGCTGCATTTGGCGTCGGTAGACCTTCGATCAGGGATGCTTTAGCGGCACTAGCACGTAAAGGCTTGGTTAAAATAAGTAGCGGTGAAAGAACTAGGGTAACACGCCCTTCAGCCGACACCATTATTTCTGAGTTGTCGGGTATGTCAAAGGATTTTCTTACCCAGCCTAATGGTTTAAAATATTTTGACCAGTTAAGACGATTTTTTGAATCTAGCTTAGTGCGCTACGCCGCATCATCTGCAACACCTAGCCAAATAAAAGAACTAGGTGAAGCGCTTGAGTTAAATAGCAAATCTATTAATAGCGACACCCAGTTTAGAAAAACAGATATTTACTTCCACCGGGTGATTGCCTCTATTCCAGGTAATCCAATATTTTTAGCTGTACACCAAGCGTTAATGGACTGGTTAATTGATGCTCGCCCCGAGCGCGTTAATACCGTGGAATTAAATAAGCAAAGTTATAACGACCATGTTGCTATTTTTGAGTGTATAAAAAATGGTGATGTAGAGGGAGCTGACGCAAAGCTTTCTGCCCATATAGATTATGTTTTTGATAATTATTACGACTAA